A genomic stretch from Capricornis sumatraensis isolate serow.1 chromosome 4, serow.2, whole genome shotgun sequence includes:
- the LOC138078803 gene encoding DNA dC->dU-editing enzyme APOBEC-3G-like codes for MDENTFTENFNNQGWPSKTFLCYKVERLDGDAAIPLDEYKGFVRNKGQDQPGEPCHAELYFLEQLRSWNLDRNQHYRLTCFISWTPCYGCAQELTTFLEENRHISLHIFASRIYTVDDSGCHQSGLRALQAAGAGITIMTSEDFERCWVTFVDHKEKPFQPWEGLEVKSQELCEELQAILRVRAQ; via the exons ATGGATGAAAACACCTTCACTGAGAACTTCAACAACCAAGGATGGCCTTCCAAGACCTTCCTGTGCTACAAGGTGGAGAGGCTGGATGGTGACGCTGCGATCCCTCTGGACGAGTACAAGGGCTTTGTGCGCAACAAG GGTCAGGATCAACCAGGGGAACCCTGCCATGCAGAGCTCTACTTCCTGGAACAGCTCCGTTCTTGGAATCTGGACCGGAATCAGCACTACAGGCTCACCTGTTTCATCTCCTGGACCCCCTGTTACGGTTGTGCCCAGGAACTGACTACATTCCTGGAGGAGAACCGCCACATAAGCCTGCACATCTTTGCCTCCCGCATCTATACCGTCGACGATTCTGGGTGCCATCAGAGTGGCCTGCGCGCACTGCAAGCGGCTGGGGCCGGAATCACAATCATGACCTCTGAGG ACTTTGAGCGCTGCTGGGTAACCTTCGTGGACCACAAGGAGAAACCCTTTCAGccctgggaggggctggaggtAAAGAGTCAGGAGCTCTGTGAGGAACTGCAGGCCATTCTCAGGGTGAGG GCTCAGTAA